One genomic region from Antedon mediterranea chromosome 3, ecAntMedi1.1, whole genome shotgun sequence encodes:
- the LOC140045433 gene encoding homeobox protein cut-like 1 isoform X1: protein MAAANIASMFQYWKNFNLQELQKELDSTATELASRQDESDSSRKRLVEQSREFKKNTPEEVRKAVASLLKSFQGEVDALSKRSKAAEGAFLSVYKKLIDVPDPVSVLEHAQALQKKSQKAQDLEIENQKLRETLEEYNHEFAEVKNQEVTIKNLKEKLKEYEGKIEATAQTRANEKEKELQRGFADKERQLQETQMTVAVKLGEAEVKVSTLQAALDNALSELFDVKSKFDEKTAAKSDEMEIVMTDLERSNQKVAETEKEIESLKRQLMSANQSLQLADQMQKAPNVEQAIDVLTRSSLEIELAAKEKEISQLVEDVHRLQAANAKLREQSTSQISKLEEQLTASTSAFKKLEDRLQSQSDYEEMKRELNVIKATEFNSSNGVDQEGTSNKTLEMLLLEKNRALQSENTTLKVANHEINGNGGFAHAQAFASMVGHQVAAAYKHKGMQSPQNSQIIQPIIVIPPTFNPMSPTPQSSAHHFHPSLIQQRPLLSNNVTAPVKPMFKTSPSSKESSSPRSTPNESPATPSSTIALNHEPIDTIEIARKVKDFLLRNGIGQRVYGEYFLGLSQGSVSDILSRPKPWDKLTLKGREPYIKMLHFLTDPQGKTKLKMINAHRKGREASPQYLPPTQLPTYTSGSTEEAVSNILALARQEIDAQKNQEMAIKSEVSANGARCADIRAREALLQCAELAHQQILETPGKSQNNDPNMSPQNSISGDGEGESSSGEDSRGMMRVWRRHLLQPLTTEQFRQSQNLDTVDLCQEVKDILFRSGISQKVFGELVLGLSQGSVSDLLSRPKEWGRLTPRGREPYIRMKLWLVEENNIQKLKEVSAKSGLDDDEPSLPSPTRSSTPRQLSPPIRATPPLHPPPSDSPIDLQTNPSSQPSTPNTETELYDMFSPEPLPDLPPVRDKAATIEYLDTYELSRQVKTVLGMHNVGQRAFGEAVLGLTQGSVSDLLSKPKMWLKLSMKGREPYIRMHMWLNDPNGIDIVKNYKPKRRPKRMLIMPNSNSPLSKRPRILLSPEEKATLLEVYHQDPYPSSEAMARIAQSTNLSISTVTNWFHNHRSRLKRGSAMEDVEVGNYMETLVRAGAFVEGSNSRNGSVADDDVSVPDSPLPTMVGKNHQNQLVIYPMDSNEKAVMLEDINRQQSLNSSSNDEEDNNEPKDFSMSTIEKLKIKQEKADNSTVTDTSAKSPETGVSEKDDALSSQGDWEF, encoded by the exons aaAGAGTTAGATTCTACTGCTACTGAGCTGGCCAGCCGACAAGACGAGAGTGATTCATCGCGTAAACGCCTCGTTGAACAGAGCAGagaatttaagaaaaatacaCCAGAA GAAGTACGTAAGGCTGTTGCATCATTACTTAAAAGTTTTCAAGGTGAAGTTGACGCACTTTCAAAAAGGAGTAAAGCAGCAGAGGGCGCTTTTCTATCAGTTTACAAGAAACTTATTGACGTTCCAG ATCCTGTATCTGTGTTAGAGCACGCTCAAGCTCTCCAAAAGAAATCACAGAAAGCGCAAGACCTTGAAATAGAAAATCAGAAGCTTAGGGAGACTTTAGAGGAGTATAATCATGAATTTGCAGAGGTTAAAAACCAAG AAGTAACAATAAAAAACTTAAAGGAAAAACTTAAAGAATATGAGGGTAAAATTGAAGCTACAGCTCAGACAAGAGCTAATGAGAAGGAGAAAGAATTACAACGAGGGTTTGCTGATAAGGAAAG ACAACTTCAAGAGACCCAGATGACAGTAGCAGTGAAATTAGGCGAAGCTGAGGTAAAGGTTTCCACGCTTCAAGCAG CGCTGGATAACGCCCTGTCTGAACTATTTGACGTCAAGTCCAAGTTTGACGAGAAGACGGCCGCCAA gtcGGATGAGATGGAGATAGTGATGACGGATTTGGAACGCTCAAATCAAAAGGTTGCGGAGACGGAGAAGGAGATTGAGTCGTTAAAGAGACAACTCATGTCAGCCAATCAGTCACTACAGCTCGCTGATCAGATGCAGAAAGCGCCAAATGTT GAGCAAGCTATTGATGTGTTGACCAGGTCTAGTCTTGAGATAGAATTAGCAGCTAAGGAAAAAGAG ATATCTCAGTTGGTAGAAGATGTTCACAGACTACAAGCAGCGAACGCTAAGCTACGTGAGCAAAGTACGAGTCAGATCAGCAAACTAGAAGAACAACTCACTGCAAGCACTTCAGCTTTCAAAAAACTA GAAGATAGACTCCAATCACAAAGTGACTATGAAGAAATGAAGCGTGAACTTAACGTCATTAAAGCGACCGAGTTTAACTCGTCGAACGGTGTAGACCAAGAAGGCACATCGAACAAGACCTTGGAAATGCTTCTGCTAGAGAAAAACCGTGCTCTCCAGTCAGAAAATACTACCTTGAAAGTTGCTAACCATGAGATTAATG GTAATGGGGGGTTCGCACACGCCCAAGCATTCGCATCGATGGTCGGCCACCAGGTGGCAGCAGCATATAAACACAAAGGAATGCAATCGCCACAGAACTCGCAAATCATCCAACCGATTATTGTTATTCCACCGACGTTCAATCCAATGTCTCCCACACCGCAGTCATCTGCACATCACTTCCATCCGTCACTGATACAGCAGCGTCCATTACTATCGAACAATGTCACGGCGCCAGTGAAGCCGATGTTTAAGACGTCTCCGAGCAGTAAGGAAAGTAGTTCACCTCGTAGTACGCCAAACGAATCGCCGGCCACTCCATCCAGTACAATTGCATTGAATCACGAACCAATTGATACCATTGAAATTGCCCGCAAGGTTAAAGACTTTTTGTTGCGTAACGGAATCGGACAACGCGTCTACGGTGAATACTTTCTCGGACTGAGTCAAGGCTCTGTTAGCGATATTTTGTCGCGGCCGAAACCATGGGATAAATTGACTTTAAAAGGAAGAGAACCCTATATCAAAATGCTTCACTTCCTTACTGATCCGCAAGGAAAAACGAAACTGAAGATGATCAATGCACATCGTAAAG GAAGAGAAGCTTCCCCACAGTATTTACCACCAACTCAATTGCCAACTTATACTAGTGGTTCTACAGAAGAAGCAGTCAGCAATATATTGGCACTAGCTAGGCAAGAAATTGATGCACAGAAGAACCAAGAAATGGCTATCAAATCCGAAGTATCTGCAAACGGTGCTAGATGTGCAGACATACGCGCTCGGGAAGCTCTTTTACAGTGTGCAGAATTAGCGCATCAGCAGATTTTAGAAACCCCTGGTAAATCACAAAATAATGATCCTAATATGAGCCCTCAGAATTCCATATCTGGTGACGGAGAAGGTGAGAGCAGCTCTGGTGAGGACAGCAGAGGAATGATGCGAGTCTGGAGAAGACATCTGCTGCAACCTCTGACGACGGAACAGTTCCGACAGAGTCAGAACCTTGATACTGTTGATCTCTGTCAAGAGGTGAAAGACATCTTATTCAGAAGCGGCATTTCCCAGAAGGTTTTTGGTGAGCTTGTGTTAGGTCTGTCTCAAGGAAGTGTTAGCGATCTGCTAAGTAGACCAAAGGAGTGGGGGCGCTTGACACCGAGGGGTCGAGAGCCTTATATTCGCATGAAGCTATGGTTAGTAGAGGAAAATAACATACAGAAGTTGAAAGAAGTCTCAGCTAAAAGTG GTTTGGATGATGATGAACCATCATTACCATCACCAACACGGTCCAGCACACCACGCCAACTCAGCCCACCAATTCGAGCCACACCACCTTTACACCCACCACCATCAGACTCACCTATAGATCTACAGACCAACCCAAGCTCTCAGCCATCAACACCAAATACAGAAACGGAACTCTATGACATGTTCTCCCCCGAACCGCTCCCAGATCTTCCACCCGTCCGAGATAAAGCTGCAACCATCGAGTACTTAGATACATACGAATTATCGCGGCAGGTGAAAACGGTTTTGGGCATGCACAACGTAGGTCAGAGAGCATTCGGTGAAGCGGTCCTAGGCCTGACTCAAGGCTCTGTCAGTGACTTACTGTCTAAGCCTAAGATGTGGTTGAAACTGAGTATGAAAGGTCGTGAACCTTACATAAGAATGCACATGTGGTTGAATGACCCTAATGGAATCGACATAGTCAAAAACTATAAACCAAAACGTAGAC CAAAGCGAATGTTAATAATGCCAAATAGTAACAGTCCATTGTCAAAGCGGCCACGTATCCTCTTATCGCCAGAAGAGAAAGCAACACTGTTAGAGGTCTACCATCAAGATCCGTATCCGTCCAGCGAAGCGATGGCTCGCATTGCACAATCCACAAATCTTTCCATATCTACCGTCACAAATTGGTTCCACAATCATCGATCCCGTCTCAAACGAGGTTCTGCGATGGAAGACGTGGAAGTCGGAAATTACATGGAGACTCTGGTACGAGCTGGAGCTTTTGTAGAAGGGTCTAACTCGCGGAATGGTTCTGTAGCCGACGATGACGTATCGGTTCCCGATTCTCCCCTACCAACGATGGTAGGGAAGAATCATCAAAATCAATTGGTCATTTATCCGATGGACAGTAACGAAAAAGCTGTGATGCTAGAAGACATCAACCGCCAACAAAGTTTGAACTCCTCATCAAACGACGAAGAAGACAATAACGAACCAAAAGACTTTTCTATGAGCACAATTGAAAAACTGAAAATCAAACAAGAAAAAGCTGATAACAGTACAGTTACCGATACAAGCGCAAAATCACCAGAAACAGGGGTTTCAGAAAAGGATGATGCTTTATCGTCACAGGGTGATTGGGAGTTTTAA